A genomic segment from Lignipirellula cremea encodes:
- a CDS encoding cytochrome b N-terminal domain-containing protein, which produces MAQSPPLSDIIRNSQIWKSIFRHPMPVDRRNRVVVMLTNFFLHLHPVSIKKQGIALSYTWCMGGVTFFLFLVETVTGVLLMFYYRPTLEWAFNDITALRDVTSMGILRELHRWGAHAMVITVWLHMYRVFLTGSYKPPREFNWVVGVILLLLTLLLSFTGYLLPWDQLAIWAITVGSNMARATPFLGNEGPGAQLLTVDGIDMITAASDARFGLLGARFVGEETLNRFYVLHCIAIPLGVALLLAIHFWRVRKDGGISAPVRPL; this is translated from the coding sequence ATGGCGCAGAGCCCACCTCTGAGCGATATTATTCGCAACTCCCAGATTTGGAAAAGTATCTTTCGGCATCCCATGCCGGTCGACCGCCGTAATCGCGTGGTCGTCATGCTTACCAACTTCTTCTTGCACTTGCATCCGGTTTCGATCAAAAAGCAGGGCATCGCACTCAGCTATACCTGGTGTATGGGCGGGGTGACCTTCTTCCTGTTTCTGGTCGAAACGGTTACCGGCGTGCTGTTAATGTTCTACTACCGGCCGACGCTGGAGTGGGCTTTTAACGACATTACCGCGCTCCGCGACGTCACTTCGATGGGTATCCTGCGCGAGCTCCATCGCTGGGGCGCCCATGCGATGGTGATCACGGTCTGGCTGCACATGTACCGGGTGTTTTTGACCGGTAGTTATAAACCTCCACGAGAATTTAACTGGGTGGTGGGGGTCATCCTGCTGCTGCTAACACTGCTCTTGTCATTTACAGGCTACCTGTTGCCCTGGGATCAATTGGCAATCTGGGCGATCACGGTGGGATCGAATATGGCCCGCGCGACACCCTTTTTAGGGAACGAAGGTCCCGGCGCCCAGCTATTAACGGTCGACGGCATCGATATGATTACGGCCGCTTCCGACGCCCGCTTTGGGTTGCTGGGAGCCCGATTTGTGGGTGAGGAAACGCTGAACCGCTTTTACGTGCTGCACTGTATCGCCATTCCGCTAGGGGTTGCCCTGCTGCTGGCGATTCACTTCTGGCGAGTGCGTAAAGACGGCGGCATCAGCGCTCCGGTCCGCCCCCTGTAG